tctgctattcaatggagaccagcgactggtagaaaatggtaaaatactttagtttttgtattggagggggaagggaaaccacaaaaaacccttttggctacgctcatgaaatttggtgactgtagtttgcttaagttggctgcactgggggcagtaagtaaagtttccttttcagacaatgaggtctgaggcaagtgatggtttgaagaccctcccggctacgcccatgtgttatattataggtgtaagcctaattctctacaaaatatataatgtttgacaacgcatcgaaaactggatgtatgcattcgtaggattacataaagtattctatttatacatgtatgtagtctgaaaactataaacaatacaatagcagcctaatgagtttaaagctttttggtattacttatagattacagacgtttcttaaaaaacagattgttacgtcttacgcatttcatgtgttaatctagtcatgtatgttgatctgtgacttaaaatatgctaaatcattggttttcctggctgactcaggcaacccattccattaaaagataaagagaaagcagaacggttagacaTGCACTtaattaatgtgaaaagctcttgcttactcctagtacattctcaaaaaacgcgatttgtatatgaatataccatgacccattatttaaaatataaatttcctttcattaaatatcggacgTGACagtgctatataaattattgtaattattgtaataattttcatcattaatgacttcatactaagttgctcgaccgactaacccactctttagtgtacgaggtcttatctgaaagccaatgtggttcagagccggtagaggtacatctaaaatgatatttgttctgcaacaattacaagaaaaatgcaaagagcagaacttaaacctatacgctgcctttgtggacctctccaaggctttcgacacggtcagtcgcgatggtttgtggaggattttggccaggctgggatgcccatctacgttcctatccattctcaagcagcttCACATGGGACAAAgaggccagatcagacacaatggtgccctttctgatcacttcccaattgaccacctgtggacaatggttatgtttgccctggatttggcaaaatatgtaggtctcagcaggggctgcgcagccacgggaaatgctgcattcctcactaatcttcgggctcgaagactagccttattattattactaagcataagtttgccattaataataatagtataaaaattgatttagatctattttttaataaattttttttgtaagccccAAGtgcagtatttttagatctatgttattaaaaataaacaaaaagaaacttaccttttcttttcaaatcgcagaaagtagatctttatacccatattgagctgtgaatacgTTGGGTGGCTTGCAATTTCGcggttgtgtgtatgtgttaaagttaatttcaattaagtattgttaaagagctaattgtcacGCCTATCtttttttgctgcgttatatcaatgttttctaacttaacctctctcatccctcttttcggttaaatttcattggaaccattaaaagatggaggagggaaggagcaaaaaaaaaaaaatgggagtgccatcaaaggcccatgccgaccagcaaaatgagtaggccaaacacaacctagaagacatcaaagcagtccatgccgctcgtgcatagcagaaagaaCGGtgtaacgttttgcaaatgataatacgtacagtgtatagtgtatttttttttggttatatttttgttgaatttcaaacaaaattaattgtaataagaaaaaaaaaaaaaagaaaacgtgttcgggcctttgtgtcttgctgctgtcactttttttaaaaagttgtctgcattgaaattttttttttctttggtcgcgaccagaccggccaatttggtaccggcccaccgggcatttgcccgtttgcccatatagccagtccgcccctgcacaaAAGGAtattaaattacatttaaacaaatgaacGTGATGCTCTGAGAGCAtataacatttgtacaaatgctccttcttccctagtgctattagagcatggaatggtttgcctgaaCCAGACaggaaaaacaatgacttggcagaattaaagtcattggttaacaagcatgactagatgcatgacgcgtagaacgtaatcttcttcttttttgaagtaacatatCTGTTTAGTGCCCCACCCACAACCGGAAgaccctaaaaataaaaaaaaataaaaattaaatttatctctaATAAAggacgaaactttttaacaaatcgggtaaaccggTTTTCATATTCCACTTTCATTTTAGTggcaaagtaaaatatttttaaaaaatgataagggaacattcgccatgttggaaatagatctaaatccagtaTTCCTTAGTAATACCAAACTAAGGCCCTTAGGCTGAGGGTCATATCCGGCTTATAGTTATTCATATAGCTAACCATGCAGCCTACTTACTAGTAGAATTAGAAATGTATTATATATTACGTAAACCCAGTTTTCGTCATATTTTCAAACTTAGCATAATGGTTTTGAGGATAGGCATAAATCGATGCCCCTCATAAGGCATGtgatttgtgggccggattgcctagaaatgcccgggccaaTTTTGAAACCCAATCCGCCCCTTCTAGCGCATATAGGCTATTGGACCAttctgatgttgtttttttatgtccaatatttttttttcttagctacTGACGGACAGGAAAGAAATAatctattacatttttttttctacttgccAGATTTCATTTTATGGtcagtctcccccccccctccgacccccccccttttatttaACCGAGGTGATTGAAAGCGTGAATGTTGTGAAAACATCTCAGACtcagctgtgtgtgtgtgtgtgtgcgcttcAGTTTgcgactgttttttttttatgtcatgaGATTATTTAATGTTAGCCATATGACCGGCTAACTACACAGttaaacatcagaaataaacaaaattgtagTGTAACCTATCAAGCTCTGTTTCTGAGATCCTTGAATCGGTTTATATATGAGCTACAGCCAGTGCATGTAAGTGTTTAAATTGGAACAATTTTattagcaaaaaaataaaaataaaaaaaatggttttcaaAAAagccatccattttttttagattgtacGTTTTCTTTCACTTATTAAGTACACATATACTAAATCGAATTGCAGGGGCGGCCCCGCGCCTGAGTGGGGTGGGCGCGACATAGAGATATGGCTTACTTTTGTCACATCAACCcatcataggcctacatatatgcTGAGTAGGCCTACTGCTAAGACGCCTAGCCTAaataataagcaaaatattaaaatcagtttaaaaaaaacaacaacaacaaagccttatctaaaggggaagaactccgtccttaaaactatatctgcCAATAATggacaagttatttcccttattggatattaaacaaaataatccaaCATCTTTTCTTTGCGTTCCTCTTAATGGCTACCCAGCTCCTCCCGgtcttcatctagtacactgcgtcgccacgttcgttttggtcttcctctacgtcttgttccctgaagggttccactctaaggcctgtctagctctgccGTTGGTAtattttctaagggtgtgaccaatctatctccactttctttctaagatctgcacctctatatttttctgtccactcatctcccacagttttgtgttttctattttgCCTGGACAATGTGTCACTCCATCTCATAGTTTTGTTGCATATAATTTGATGTCATTTAGGCACACTGACCTTTACCCTTTTAAGCATTAGATTCAATAATGGTATAATCCGTCGTCTTCATCATGAAAATTGGCACACCCGTTGTGAAAAGGGGTGAGTGGGTATTaggaaattatttttgttatagcatttttttttttaaatttattttgttcaagaaaagaaaatggcaGTAGGTGTTGCCAGGTCATGCACCAAGGTATTGGTGATACAAAAGGTGGAGAATCCCTGGAATAAATACATTCTTACATATAAACATTgacttcgattctgaagattatgGGTGAGTGTGgtatttcacatgaccacgGAAGACCTTCTGTGGCCTGCATATTATGTCACATCACGACATTGTCCGCGGTGGGTTTTCTTTAAGTTGTCTTTTCATTGTCTGTGCCTGTCTTCGGCAAGGGCCCTTCTGCGAGTCTCAACTGTGTCCCGAGACCTTCGTGAGCGCTTTCCGGCTGTCTCCTTCAGACTTCAACCGTTGTCATCTAAGGGAATGAACCGCTAACTACTGCCATCCGAATGATAATCGCAGGTGAAGTTCCCTTTctgttatataaataaattaatgtactACTAATTGGTTTACTCattggtaatttattttttgcttgattcgtgtattgtcatcgactatgaataattgtacaaaatttccacttgatccgatcATGgtaacgagaaaaaaaaagtgacaaaagtaataaggggaataaatccacacatccacatctctcattaagtagcatttatttctattatttcgatatcaaacaaaataattatacaccaataaataattaatttttcgattgaTTTGTTTAGTacggtacaatgaataattgtaaaagtttCAACATGATTCGAGAATGGAAAGTAGGCGAAAACACATGTTCAAACTGTTttaccagagtgagttggtataagctttgtaaaaatgtcgcccgatttgatctttatagcacttCCGGGAAGGAGGACACCACTGTTACGTCCCCTTTAAGGTCGCCTCAAACAGATCGCCTTTGATAATATAAACTAACCCTAAATATCGAGATGAGTAACTTAGGTTTAAATAGcccttactttttttgtttttcaggtTTGGACTTGAAGTAACAGAGACCATGGGAGACTCTTCCTATTGGCTTCAAAAATATTACAGAGTTCTTTCTTCTAAAGTGGAAAGGATATACACATCCAGTCTTCACACAGACATGACTATAGCCATAGAAGAGAAGAAATATGAGTGCCACAGAGCAATCCTGTGTGCGTTCTCTTCTTACTTCGAAGCAATGTTCGCGTCAGGAATGAAGGAAAGTATCTCCGGCATCGTCAAAATTGAAGGCACCGACAGTTCTTTGTTTGAATCCATTCTAGACTACATTTACAAAGGGTCAAACGTGGTGAATGAAGAGAACGCCGAGGACATGTTAGCGGCGGCTACATTTCTGCAGATGGAGTGTTTGCGGACGAGATGCGAAGAGTTCATCTCCGAAGCTCTGACCTCCGCTAATTGTTTTGAGACATGGCGTATGGCTGTTTGGCACAGCAATCAGTATATCCAGCAGCAGGCGTGGATGTATATTATGTCCAATTTCGTGAAAATAGCCAAAGAGACAGAATTTCTTCTCTTGGAGAAAGATGAACTTGTATCTGTCATTAAAGATGACTTGCTGAACACCCCCGACGAGGACTTTGTGGTTCAGAGTGTGCTTACATGGTTACAGCATGACCTCAATGATAGAGGTCAATTTTGTGAAGAGCTTTTTTCTTACCTTAAGCTCCCTCTGACTAAATGGGAGTTCCTAATAGAGATGTATAGAAAATACCCTTTTCTGAAAGAATACAGTGAATGTCAGAAGTACATTGAAGACGGCAAGCACATCTATCGCCAGCCAGCACATCGGCACGATAGCAGCAGTTCTGCCATAGCTTATAGGAGCAGCTCTTCACATGAGGACATTCTAGTTGTGATCGCTCATAGACCATCAATTCCTGGATCAAGAAATGTCCTGGCGCTTGGATTTAGCAGCCGTAAATGGTATTACTTGGACTCTTTGCCGTATGATCCTGGTGTTGACTTTGCCACTTGTGTTTACAGCAATGACATTTTCCTCACGGGCGGATCCCTATGCGACCGGGGATTTCTGCAATATCGTGCACCGAGGAACGAGTGGATGGATTACAGAAATTGGTCAATGCAAACTGGTAGAATACAGCATACCATGGCTGTGTGTAGTAAAAAACTATACGCCATTGGTGGCTACTTTAATACACCCCAACAAGGGTATAAGTTGCTAAGCTCAATTGAAGAGTTTGAGCTAGGTAGCGATGGATGGATAGAAGTGGGAGCTCTAACGGTGCCTGTGAGCTCTACATCAGCAACTTCCTACAATGAAAAAATTCTGTTATTTGGTGGGGAGTCATGTGACCGCATAGAAACCGCCACCATACAGTGCTTCGACACCAAGACCCAAACCGCAAGCGTCATAGGTCAGCTACCCATAGCCAGCAAGCTAACCAGAGCCATCGTGTGTGACAGCTATAGCTATGTTGTTCTTACCAACGGAACAATAGTACAGCTTGACCATCGCACGGATGCAGTCACCATCGCCGGCCAAATGGAGAATTTCGCTCGTTCCCAGTTTGGTCTCTCACAGAGATTGGGATCCTTAATTATCGTGGGCGGGCAGATCATCACGCCTGACTCCAAAGCTACGAAATTGTACTTCAGTAATATGCTTATGTATGATTTATTCAGCAAGAAGGTCAACATTATGGGTGAAACATTACCCCCACCAAAGGTAATAGAGGGTTGCCACAAGATAACCCAGGAGAAGAAATTTTTATGCGTAGAATATGTTGACAGAGGCATACACTATGTTCCATTTACTTTTGAAAGTGTGGAAATGGCATTATTGACAAGTATAGTTAATAATCGTCGTCGATTAAAACAATCAACAGAGTAAACTATATTAC
This genomic stretch from Biomphalaria glabrata chromosome 4, xgBioGlab47.1, whole genome shotgun sequence harbors:
- the LOC106054048 gene encoding kelch-like protein 24, with the translated sequence MSYSQCMFGLEVTETMGDSSYWLQKYYRVLSSKVERIYTSSLHTDMTIAIEEKKYECHRAILCAFSSYFEAMFASGMKESISGIVKIEGTDSSLFESILDYIYKGSNVVNEENAEDMLAAATFLQMECLRTRCEEFISEALTSANCFETWRMAVWHSNQYIQQQAWMYIMSNFVKIAKETEFLLLEKDELVSVIKDDLLNTPDEDFVVQSVLTWLQHDLNDRGQFCEELFSYLKLPLTKWEFLIEMYRKYPFLKEYSECQKYIEDGKHIYRQPAHRHDSSSSAIAYRSSSSHEDILVVIAHRPSIPGSRNVLALGFSSRKWYYLDSLPYDPGVDFATCVYSNDIFLTGGSLCDRGFLQYRAPRNEWMDYRNWSMQTGRIQHTMAVCSKKLYAIGGYFNTPQQGYKLLSSIEEFELGSDGWIEVGALTVPVSSTSATSYNEKILLFGGESCDRIETATIQCFDTKTQTASVIGQLPIASKLTRAIVCDSYSYVVLTNGTIVQLDHRTDAVTIAGQMENFARSQFGLSQRLGSLIIVGGQIITPDSKATKLYFSNMLMYDLFSKKVNIMGETLPPPKVIEGCHKITQEKKFLCVEYVDRGIHYVPFTFESVEMALLTSIVNNRRRLKQSTE